In the Cydia amplana chromosome 14, ilCydAmpl1.1, whole genome shotgun sequence genome, one interval contains:
- the LOC134654311 gene encoding uncharacterized protein LOC134654311 translates to MLGRIILVVLAVGSLGVTSLPQTYETKNFKVGIEYDHSLPMVGGSDRYRHRNNYDPFFVTVTATAKKNYVISYLEVSATVDALGEVDFCVTSGSTGSRSMVFRLASNHSEFLSYSYLAYGIREDEYKKMANIITLPMINTSSIKCEHSIK, encoded by the exons ATGTTGGGGAGAATCATTCTGGTGGTTTTGGCTGTGGGTAGTTTGGGTGTGACGTCACTGCCTCAGACGTATGAGACGAAGAATTTCAAAGTTGGGATTGAATATGATC ATTCTCTGCCAATGGTCGGCGGGTCCGACCGGTACCGCCATCGTAACAATTACGACCCATTCTTCGTCACCGTCACCGCCACCGCTAag AAAAACTACGTAATATCCTACCTGGAAGTATCCGCCACAGTGGACGCATTAGGCGAAGTGGATTTCTGCGTCACATCGGGTTCCACGGGTTCCCGAAGTATGGTGTTCCGCCTGGCGTCGAACCATTCGGAGTTCCTGTCTTATTCGTACTTGGCGTACGGGATACGGGAGGACGAGTACAAAAAG atggCTAATATCATAACACTACCAATGATAAACACCTCTTCGATCAAGTGCGAacata gtataaaataa